Proteins encoded together in one Onychomys torridus chromosome 1, mOncTor1.1, whole genome shotgun sequence window:
- the Kat5 gene encoding histone acetyltransferase KAT5 isoform X1: MAEVVSPVPGAGRREPGEVGRARGPPVADPGAALSPQGEIIEGCRLPVLRRNQDNEDEWPLAEILSVKDISGRKLFYVHYIDFNKRLDEWVTHERLDLKKIQFPKKEAKTPTKNGLPGSRPGSPEREVPASAQASGKTLPIPVQITLRFNLPKEREAIPGGEPDQPLSSSSCLQPNHRSTKRKVEVVSPATPVPSETAPASVFPQNGSARRAVAAQPGRKRKSNCLGTDEDSQDSSDGIPSAPRMTGSLVSDRSHDDIVTRMKNIECIELGRHRLKPWYFSPYPQELTTLPVLYLCEFCLKYGRSLKCLQRHLTKCDLRHPPGNEIYRKGTISFFEIDGRKNKSYSQNLCLLAKCFLDHKTLYYDTDPFLFYVMTEHDCKGFHIVGYFSKEKESTEDYNVACILTLPPYQRRGYGKLLIEFSYELSKVEGKTGTPEKPLSDLGLLSYRSYWSQTILEILMGLKSESGERPQITINEISEITSIKKEDVISTLQYLNLINYYKGQYILTLSEDIVDGHERAMLKRLLRIDSKCLHFTPKDWSKRGKW; the protein is encoded by the exons atggcGGAGGTGGTGAGTCCGGTGCCCGGGGCGGGGCGGAGGGAGCCAGGGGAGGTGGGTAGAGCCCGAGGCCCCCCAGTAGCCGACCCTGGCGCCGCGCTGTCTCCCCAGGGGGAGATAATCGAGGGCTGCCGCCTGCCCGTGCTGCGGCGCAACCAGGACAACGAAGATGAGTGGC CCCTGGCTGAGATCCTGAGCGTGAAGGACATCAGTGGCCGGAAGCTTTTCTATGTCCATTACATTGATT TCAACAAACGTCTGGATGAATGGGTGACTCACGAGCGGCTGGACTTAAAGAAGATCCAGTTCCCCAAGAAAGAGGCCAAGACCCCTACCAAGAACGGACTTCCTGGGTCCCGCCCCGGCTCTCCCGAAAGAGAGGTG CCGGCCTCCGCCCAGGCCAGCGGGAAGACTTTGCCAATCCCGGTCCAGATCACACTCCGCTTCAACCTGCCCAAGGAGCGGGAGGCCATTCCCGGTGGCGAGCCCGACCAGCCgctctcctccagctcctgcctgcaACCCAACCACCGCTCAACG AAACGGAAGGTGGAGGTGGTTTCACCAGCAACTCCAGTGCCCAGCGAGACAGCCCCAGCCTCAGTTTTCCCCCAG AATGGGTCAGCCCGTAGGGCAGTGGCAGCACAGCCAGGCCGGAAGAGGAAATCTAATTGCTTGGGCACTGATGAG GACTCTCAGGACAGCTCAGATGGAATACCATCAGCACCACGAATGACGGGCAGCTTGGTGTCTGACCGGAGTCACGACGACATTGTCACCCGAATGAAGAACATTGAGTGTATTGAGCTTGGCCGGCATCGCCTCAAGCCCTGGTACTTCTCCCCGTACCCACAAGAGCTCACCACACTGCCTGTCCTCTACCTGTGCGAATTTTGCCTCAAATACGGCCGTAGCCTCAAGTGTCTGCAGCGCCACTTG ACCAAATGTGACCTTCGGCACCCTCCGGGCAATGAAATTTACCGCAAGGGCACCATCTCCTTTTTTGAGATTGATGGACGGAAAAACAAG AGTTACTCACAAAACCTGTGTCTTCTGGCCAAGTGCTTCCTCGACCACAAGACACTGTACTATGACACAGACCCCTTCCTCTTCTACGTGATGACGGAGCATGACTGCAAAGGCTTCCACATTGTGGGCTACTTCTCCAAG GAGAAGGAGTCCACAGAAGATTACAATGTGGCCTGtatcctgactctgcctccctatcAGCGCCGGGGCTATGGCAAGCTGCTTATTGAGTTCA GCTATGAACTCTCCAAAGTAGAAGGGAAGACAGGGACTCCTGAGAAGCCCCTGTCAGATCTTGGCCTCCTATCCTATCGAAGTTATTGGTCCCAAACCATCTTGGAGATCCTGATGGGACTGAAGTCAGAGAGCGGGGAGAGGCCACAGATTACCATCAA TGAGATCAGTGAAATCACCAGTATCAAGAAAGAAGATGTCATCTCCACGCTGCAGTATCTCAATCTCATCAATTACTACAAG GGCCAGTATATCCTCACTCTGTCAGAGGATATCGTGGATGGGCATGAGCGGGCTATGCTCAAGCGGCTCCTTCGAATTGACTCCAAGTGTCTGCACTTCACTCCCAAAGACTGGAGCAAGCGAGGAAAGTGGTGA
- the Kat5 gene encoding histone acetyltransferase KAT5 isoform X3, whose protein sequence is MAEVGEIIEGCRLPVLRRNQDNEDEWPLAEILSVKDISGRKLFYVHYIDFNKRLDEWVTHERLDLKKIQFPKKEAKTPTKNGLPGSRPGSPEREVPASAQASGKTLPIPVQITLRFNLPKEREAIPGGEPDQPLSSSSCLQPNHRSTKRKVEVVSPATPVPSETAPASVFPQNGSARRAVAAQPGRKRKSNCLGTDEDSQDSSDGIPSAPRMTGSLVSDRSHDDIVTRMKNIECIELGRHRLKPWYFSPYPQELTTLPVLYLCEFCLKYGRSLKCLQRHLTKCDLRHPPGNEIYRKGTISFFEIDGRKNKSYSQNLCLLAKCFLDHKTLYYDTDPFLFYVMTEHDCKGFHIVGYFSKEKESTEDYNVACILTLPPYQRRGYGKLLIEFSYELSKVEGKTGTPEKPLSDLGLLSYRSYWSQTILEILMGLKSESGERPQITINEISEITSIKKEDVISTLQYLNLINYYKGQYILTLSEDIVDGHERAMLKRLLRIDSKCLHFTPKDWSKRGKW, encoded by the exons atggcGGAGGTG GGGGAGATAATCGAGGGCTGCCGCCTGCCCGTGCTGCGGCGCAACCAGGACAACGAAGATGAGTGGC CCCTGGCTGAGATCCTGAGCGTGAAGGACATCAGTGGCCGGAAGCTTTTCTATGTCCATTACATTGATT TCAACAAACGTCTGGATGAATGGGTGACTCACGAGCGGCTGGACTTAAAGAAGATCCAGTTCCCCAAGAAAGAGGCCAAGACCCCTACCAAGAACGGACTTCCTGGGTCCCGCCCCGGCTCTCCCGAAAGAGAGGTG CCGGCCTCCGCCCAGGCCAGCGGGAAGACTTTGCCAATCCCGGTCCAGATCACACTCCGCTTCAACCTGCCCAAGGAGCGGGAGGCCATTCCCGGTGGCGAGCCCGACCAGCCgctctcctccagctcctgcctgcaACCCAACCACCGCTCAACG AAACGGAAGGTGGAGGTGGTTTCACCAGCAACTCCAGTGCCCAGCGAGACAGCCCCAGCCTCAGTTTTCCCCCAG AATGGGTCAGCCCGTAGGGCAGTGGCAGCACAGCCAGGCCGGAAGAGGAAATCTAATTGCTTGGGCACTGATGAG GACTCTCAGGACAGCTCAGATGGAATACCATCAGCACCACGAATGACGGGCAGCTTGGTGTCTGACCGGAGTCACGACGACATTGTCACCCGAATGAAGAACATTGAGTGTATTGAGCTTGGCCGGCATCGCCTCAAGCCCTGGTACTTCTCCCCGTACCCACAAGAGCTCACCACACTGCCTGTCCTCTACCTGTGCGAATTTTGCCTCAAATACGGCCGTAGCCTCAAGTGTCTGCAGCGCCACTTG ACCAAATGTGACCTTCGGCACCCTCCGGGCAATGAAATTTACCGCAAGGGCACCATCTCCTTTTTTGAGATTGATGGACGGAAAAACAAG AGTTACTCACAAAACCTGTGTCTTCTGGCCAAGTGCTTCCTCGACCACAAGACACTGTACTATGACACAGACCCCTTCCTCTTCTACGTGATGACGGAGCATGACTGCAAAGGCTTCCACATTGTGGGCTACTTCTCCAAG GAGAAGGAGTCCACAGAAGATTACAATGTGGCCTGtatcctgactctgcctccctatcAGCGCCGGGGCTATGGCAAGCTGCTTATTGAGTTCA GCTATGAACTCTCCAAAGTAGAAGGGAAGACAGGGACTCCTGAGAAGCCCCTGTCAGATCTTGGCCTCCTATCCTATCGAAGTTATTGGTCCCAAACCATCTTGGAGATCCTGATGGGACTGAAGTCAGAGAGCGGGGAGAGGCCACAGATTACCATCAA TGAGATCAGTGAAATCACCAGTATCAAGAAAGAAGATGTCATCTCCACGCTGCAGTATCTCAATCTCATCAATTACTACAAG GGCCAGTATATCCTCACTCTGTCAGAGGATATCGTGGATGGGCATGAGCGGGCTATGCTCAAGCGGCTCCTTCGAATTGACTCCAAGTGTCTGCACTTCACTCCCAAAGACTGGAGCAAGCGAGGAAAGTGGTGA
- the Kat5 gene encoding histone acetyltransferase KAT5 isoform X5 — MAEVGEIIEGCRLPVLRRNQDNEDEWPLAEILSVKDISGRKLFYVHYIDFNKRLDEWVTHERLDLKKIQFPKKEAKTPTKNGLPGSRPGSPEREVKRKVEVVSPATPVPSETAPASVFPQNGSARRAVAAQPGRKRKSNCLGTDEDSQDSSDGIPSAPRMTGSLVSDRSHDDIVTRMKNIECIELGRHRLKPWYFSPYPQELTTLPVLYLCEFCLKYGRSLKCLQRHLTKCDLRHPPGNEIYRKGTISFFEIDGRKNKSYSQNLCLLAKCFLDHKTLYYDTDPFLFYVMTEHDCKGFHIVGYFSKEKESTEDYNVACILTLPPYQRRGYGKLLIEFSYELSKVEGKTGTPEKPLSDLGLLSYRSYWSQTILEILMGLKSESGERPQITINEISEITSIKKEDVISTLQYLNLINYYKGQYILTLSEDIVDGHERAMLKRLLRIDSKCLHFTPKDWSKRGKW; from the exons atggcGGAGGTG GGGGAGATAATCGAGGGCTGCCGCCTGCCCGTGCTGCGGCGCAACCAGGACAACGAAGATGAGTGGC CCCTGGCTGAGATCCTGAGCGTGAAGGACATCAGTGGCCGGAAGCTTTTCTATGTCCATTACATTGATT TCAACAAACGTCTGGATGAATGGGTGACTCACGAGCGGCTGGACTTAAAGAAGATCCAGTTCCCCAAGAAAGAGGCCAAGACCCCTACCAAGAACGGACTTCCTGGGTCCCGCCCCGGCTCTCCCGAAAGAGAGGTG AAACGGAAGGTGGAGGTGGTTTCACCAGCAACTCCAGTGCCCAGCGAGACAGCCCCAGCCTCAGTTTTCCCCCAG AATGGGTCAGCCCGTAGGGCAGTGGCAGCACAGCCAGGCCGGAAGAGGAAATCTAATTGCTTGGGCACTGATGAG GACTCTCAGGACAGCTCAGATGGAATACCATCAGCACCACGAATGACGGGCAGCTTGGTGTCTGACCGGAGTCACGACGACATTGTCACCCGAATGAAGAACATTGAGTGTATTGAGCTTGGCCGGCATCGCCTCAAGCCCTGGTACTTCTCCCCGTACCCACAAGAGCTCACCACACTGCCTGTCCTCTACCTGTGCGAATTTTGCCTCAAATACGGCCGTAGCCTCAAGTGTCTGCAGCGCCACTTG ACCAAATGTGACCTTCGGCACCCTCCGGGCAATGAAATTTACCGCAAGGGCACCATCTCCTTTTTTGAGATTGATGGACGGAAAAACAAG AGTTACTCACAAAACCTGTGTCTTCTGGCCAAGTGCTTCCTCGACCACAAGACACTGTACTATGACACAGACCCCTTCCTCTTCTACGTGATGACGGAGCATGACTGCAAAGGCTTCCACATTGTGGGCTACTTCTCCAAG GAGAAGGAGTCCACAGAAGATTACAATGTGGCCTGtatcctgactctgcctccctatcAGCGCCGGGGCTATGGCAAGCTGCTTATTGAGTTCA GCTATGAACTCTCCAAAGTAGAAGGGAAGACAGGGACTCCTGAGAAGCCCCTGTCAGATCTTGGCCTCCTATCCTATCGAAGTTATTGGTCCCAAACCATCTTGGAGATCCTGATGGGACTGAAGTCAGAGAGCGGGGAGAGGCCACAGATTACCATCAA TGAGATCAGTGAAATCACCAGTATCAAGAAAGAAGATGTCATCTCCACGCTGCAGTATCTCAATCTCATCAATTACTACAAG GGCCAGTATATCCTCACTCTGTCAGAGGATATCGTGGATGGGCATGAGCGGGCTATGCTCAAGCGGCTCCTTCGAATTGACTCCAAGTGTCTGCACTTCACTCCCAAAGACTGGAGCAAGCGAGGAAAGTGGTGA
- the Kat5 gene encoding histone acetyltransferase KAT5 isoform X4, producing MAEVVSPVPGAGRREPGEVGRARGPPVADPGAALSPQGEIIEGCRLPVLRRNQDNEDEWPLAEILSVKDISGRKLFYVHYIDFNKRLDEWVTHERLDLKKIQFPKKEAKTPTKNGLPGSRPGSPEREVKRKVEVVSPATPVPSETAPASVFPQNGSARRAVAAQPGRKRKSNCLGTDEDSQDSSDGIPSAPRMTGSLVSDRSHDDIVTRMKNIECIELGRHRLKPWYFSPYPQELTTLPVLYLCEFCLKYGRSLKCLQRHLTKCDLRHPPGNEIYRKGTISFFEIDGRKNKSYSQNLCLLAKCFLDHKTLYYDTDPFLFYVMTEHDCKGFHIVGYFSKEKESTEDYNVACILTLPPYQRRGYGKLLIEFSYELSKVEGKTGTPEKPLSDLGLLSYRSYWSQTILEILMGLKSESGERPQITINEISEITSIKKEDVISTLQYLNLINYYKGQYILTLSEDIVDGHERAMLKRLLRIDSKCLHFTPKDWSKRGKW from the exons atggcGGAGGTGGTGAGTCCGGTGCCCGGGGCGGGGCGGAGGGAGCCAGGGGAGGTGGGTAGAGCCCGAGGCCCCCCAGTAGCCGACCCTGGCGCCGCGCTGTCTCCCCAGGGGGAGATAATCGAGGGCTGCCGCCTGCCCGTGCTGCGGCGCAACCAGGACAACGAAGATGAGTGGC CCCTGGCTGAGATCCTGAGCGTGAAGGACATCAGTGGCCGGAAGCTTTTCTATGTCCATTACATTGATT TCAACAAACGTCTGGATGAATGGGTGACTCACGAGCGGCTGGACTTAAAGAAGATCCAGTTCCCCAAGAAAGAGGCCAAGACCCCTACCAAGAACGGACTTCCTGGGTCCCGCCCCGGCTCTCCCGAAAGAGAGGTG AAACGGAAGGTGGAGGTGGTTTCACCAGCAACTCCAGTGCCCAGCGAGACAGCCCCAGCCTCAGTTTTCCCCCAG AATGGGTCAGCCCGTAGGGCAGTGGCAGCACAGCCAGGCCGGAAGAGGAAATCTAATTGCTTGGGCACTGATGAG GACTCTCAGGACAGCTCAGATGGAATACCATCAGCACCACGAATGACGGGCAGCTTGGTGTCTGACCGGAGTCACGACGACATTGTCACCCGAATGAAGAACATTGAGTGTATTGAGCTTGGCCGGCATCGCCTCAAGCCCTGGTACTTCTCCCCGTACCCACAAGAGCTCACCACACTGCCTGTCCTCTACCTGTGCGAATTTTGCCTCAAATACGGCCGTAGCCTCAAGTGTCTGCAGCGCCACTTG ACCAAATGTGACCTTCGGCACCCTCCGGGCAATGAAATTTACCGCAAGGGCACCATCTCCTTTTTTGAGATTGATGGACGGAAAAACAAG AGTTACTCACAAAACCTGTGTCTTCTGGCCAAGTGCTTCCTCGACCACAAGACACTGTACTATGACACAGACCCCTTCCTCTTCTACGTGATGACGGAGCATGACTGCAAAGGCTTCCACATTGTGGGCTACTTCTCCAAG GAGAAGGAGTCCACAGAAGATTACAATGTGGCCTGtatcctgactctgcctccctatcAGCGCCGGGGCTATGGCAAGCTGCTTATTGAGTTCA GCTATGAACTCTCCAAAGTAGAAGGGAAGACAGGGACTCCTGAGAAGCCCCTGTCAGATCTTGGCCTCCTATCCTATCGAAGTTATTGGTCCCAAACCATCTTGGAGATCCTGATGGGACTGAAGTCAGAGAGCGGGGAGAGGCCACAGATTACCATCAA TGAGATCAGTGAAATCACCAGTATCAAGAAAGAAGATGTCATCTCCACGCTGCAGTATCTCAATCTCATCAATTACTACAAG GGCCAGTATATCCTCACTCTGTCAGAGGATATCGTGGATGGGCATGAGCGGGCTATGCTCAAGCGGCTCCTTCGAATTGACTCCAAGTGTCTGCACTTCACTCCCAAAGACTGGAGCAAGCGAGGAAAGTGGTGA
- the Rnaseh2c gene encoding ribonuclease H2 subunit C, with translation MENPEETVGGKQRVHLRPGSLHDAEPATLHLLPCEVLVSRPAPVEGFFTPAVRRGADGLQVSFRGRSLRGEEVAVPPGFSGFVMVTEETGEGLMEKLNFSGVAEDKTDEAQEPLERDCDRFIRATGSFGHFTLWGLETVPGPDAKVHRALGWPSLAAAIHAQVPED, from the exons ATGGAGAACCCCGAGGAAACGGTGGGTGGCAAACAGCGCGTCCACTTGCGCCCTGGCTCGCTGCATGACGCCGAGCCGGCTACGCTGCACCTCCTGCCCTGCGAGGTTCTGGTGAGCCGGCCCGCTCCGGTGGAAGGCTTCTTCACGCCCGCGGTGCGCCGCGGTGCAGACG GGCTGCAGGTGTCGTTTCGGGGTCGCAGCCTGCGGGGCGAGGAGGTAGCTGTGCCGCCTGGTTTTTCGGGATTCGTGATGGTGACGGAGGAGACGGGAGAGGGGCTGATGGAGAAGCTGAACTTCTCGGGGGTCGCGGAAGACAAAACGGACGAGGCGCAGGAACCGCTGGAGCGCGATTGC GACCGCTTTATCAGAGCCACCGGCAGCTTTGGCCACTTCACCCTGTGGGGTCTTGAAACGGTGCCTGGCCCAGATGCCAAAGTGCACAGGGCCCTAGGTTGGCCCAGCCTCGCTGCAGCG ATTCACGCACAGGTGCCTGAGGACTGA
- the Kat5 gene encoding histone acetyltransferase KAT5 isoform X6 translates to MTGSLVSDRSHDDIVTRMKNIECIELGRHRLKPWYFSPYPQELTTLPVLYLCEFCLKYGRSLKCLQRHLTKCDLRHPPGNEIYRKGTISFFEIDGRKNKSYSQNLCLLAKCFLDHKTLYYDTDPFLFYVMTEHDCKGFHIVGYFSKEKESTEDYNVACILTLPPYQRRGYGKLLIEFSYELSKVEGKTGTPEKPLSDLGLLSYRSYWSQTILEILMGLKSESGERPQITINEISEITSIKKEDVISTLQYLNLINYYKGQYILTLSEDIVDGHERAMLKRLLRIDSKCLHFTPKDWSKRGKW, encoded by the exons ATGACGGGCAGCTTGGTGTCTGACCGGAGTCACGACGACATTGTCACCCGAATGAAGAACATTGAGTGTATTGAGCTTGGCCGGCATCGCCTCAAGCCCTGGTACTTCTCCCCGTACCCACAAGAGCTCACCACACTGCCTGTCCTCTACCTGTGCGAATTTTGCCTCAAATACGGCCGTAGCCTCAAGTGTCTGCAGCGCCACTTG ACCAAATGTGACCTTCGGCACCCTCCGGGCAATGAAATTTACCGCAAGGGCACCATCTCCTTTTTTGAGATTGATGGACGGAAAAACAAG AGTTACTCACAAAACCTGTGTCTTCTGGCCAAGTGCTTCCTCGACCACAAGACACTGTACTATGACACAGACCCCTTCCTCTTCTACGTGATGACGGAGCATGACTGCAAAGGCTTCCACATTGTGGGCTACTTCTCCAAG GAGAAGGAGTCCACAGAAGATTACAATGTGGCCTGtatcctgactctgcctccctatcAGCGCCGGGGCTATGGCAAGCTGCTTATTGAGTTCA GCTATGAACTCTCCAAAGTAGAAGGGAAGACAGGGACTCCTGAGAAGCCCCTGTCAGATCTTGGCCTCCTATCCTATCGAAGTTATTGGTCCCAAACCATCTTGGAGATCCTGATGGGACTGAAGTCAGAGAGCGGGGAGAGGCCACAGATTACCATCAA TGAGATCAGTGAAATCACCAGTATCAAGAAAGAAGATGTCATCTCCACGCTGCAGTATCTCAATCTCATCAATTACTACAAG GGCCAGTATATCCTCACTCTGTCAGAGGATATCGTGGATGGGCATGAGCGGGCTATGCTCAAGCGGCTCCTTCGAATTGACTCCAAGTGTCTGCACTTCACTCCCAAAGACTGGAGCAAGCGAGGAAAGTGGTGA
- the Kat5 gene encoding histone acetyltransferase KAT5 isoform X2 codes for MAEVGEIIEGCRLPVLRRNQDNEDEWPLAEILSVKDISGRKLFYVHYIDFNKRLDEWVTHERLDLKKIQFPKKEAKTPTKNGLPGSRPGSPEREVRKTLDLSLQPASAQASGKTLPIPVQITLRFNLPKEREAIPGGEPDQPLSSSSCLQPNHRSTKRKVEVVSPATPVPSETAPASVFPQNGSARRAVAAQPGRKRKSNCLGTDEDSQDSSDGIPSAPRMTGSLVSDRSHDDIVTRMKNIECIELGRHRLKPWYFSPYPQELTTLPVLYLCEFCLKYGRSLKCLQRHLTKCDLRHPPGNEIYRKGTISFFEIDGRKNKSYSQNLCLLAKCFLDHKTLYYDTDPFLFYVMTEHDCKGFHIVGYFSKEKESTEDYNVACILTLPPYQRRGYGKLLIEFSYELSKVEGKTGTPEKPLSDLGLLSYRSYWSQTILEILMGLKSESGERPQITINEISEITSIKKEDVISTLQYLNLINYYKGQYILTLSEDIVDGHERAMLKRLLRIDSKCLHFTPKDWSKRGKW; via the exons atggcGGAGGTG GGGGAGATAATCGAGGGCTGCCGCCTGCCCGTGCTGCGGCGCAACCAGGACAACGAAGATGAGTGGC CCCTGGCTGAGATCCTGAGCGTGAAGGACATCAGTGGCCGGAAGCTTTTCTATGTCCATTACATTGATT TCAACAAACGTCTGGATGAATGGGTGACTCACGAGCGGCTGGACTTAAAGAAGATCCAGTTCCCCAAGAAAGAGGCCAAGACCCCTACCAAGAACGGACTTCCTGGGTCCCGCCCCGGCTCTCCCGAAAGAGAGGTG aGGAAGACTCTGGACCTATCTCTACAGCCGGCCTCCGCCCAGGCCAGCGGGAAGACTTTGCCAATCCCGGTCCAGATCACACTCCGCTTCAACCTGCCCAAGGAGCGGGAGGCCATTCCCGGTGGCGAGCCCGACCAGCCgctctcctccagctcctgcctgcaACCCAACCACCGCTCAACG AAACGGAAGGTGGAGGTGGTTTCACCAGCAACTCCAGTGCCCAGCGAGACAGCCCCAGCCTCAGTTTTCCCCCAG AATGGGTCAGCCCGTAGGGCAGTGGCAGCACAGCCAGGCCGGAAGAGGAAATCTAATTGCTTGGGCACTGATGAG GACTCTCAGGACAGCTCAGATGGAATACCATCAGCACCACGAATGACGGGCAGCTTGGTGTCTGACCGGAGTCACGACGACATTGTCACCCGAATGAAGAACATTGAGTGTATTGAGCTTGGCCGGCATCGCCTCAAGCCCTGGTACTTCTCCCCGTACCCACAAGAGCTCACCACACTGCCTGTCCTCTACCTGTGCGAATTTTGCCTCAAATACGGCCGTAGCCTCAAGTGTCTGCAGCGCCACTTG ACCAAATGTGACCTTCGGCACCCTCCGGGCAATGAAATTTACCGCAAGGGCACCATCTCCTTTTTTGAGATTGATGGACGGAAAAACAAG AGTTACTCACAAAACCTGTGTCTTCTGGCCAAGTGCTTCCTCGACCACAAGACACTGTACTATGACACAGACCCCTTCCTCTTCTACGTGATGACGGAGCATGACTGCAAAGGCTTCCACATTGTGGGCTACTTCTCCAAG GAGAAGGAGTCCACAGAAGATTACAATGTGGCCTGtatcctgactctgcctccctatcAGCGCCGGGGCTATGGCAAGCTGCTTATTGAGTTCA GCTATGAACTCTCCAAAGTAGAAGGGAAGACAGGGACTCCTGAGAAGCCCCTGTCAGATCTTGGCCTCCTATCCTATCGAAGTTATTGGTCCCAAACCATCTTGGAGATCCTGATGGGACTGAAGTCAGAGAGCGGGGAGAGGCCACAGATTACCATCAA TGAGATCAGTGAAATCACCAGTATCAAGAAAGAAGATGTCATCTCCACGCTGCAGTATCTCAATCTCATCAATTACTACAAG GGCCAGTATATCCTCACTCTGTCAGAGGATATCGTGGATGGGCATGAGCGGGCTATGCTCAAGCGGCTCCTTCGAATTGACTCCAAGTGTCTGCACTTCACTCCCAAAGACTGGAGCAAGCGAGGAAAGTGGTGA